From one Candidatus Binataceae bacterium genomic stretch:
- a CDS encoding GNAT family N-acetyltransferase, producing the protein MTLRPAAKSDEEFLWEMLYYASHMDEEGAPAASARTNPDLAGYVENWGERDGDLGFIAVGADGRNLGAAWLRVMPAGSPLHRMGARETPELAIAVAPEAIGAGVGTMMLRRLIEAARGTHHAIALSVRAGNPAARLYERVGFATVGSIVNRVGTVSDVMKLDLT; encoded by the coding sequence GTGACACTACGCCCGGCGGCTAAAAGCGACGAGGAGTTTCTCTGGGAGATGCTCTATTACGCGTCGCATATGGACGAAGAGGGCGCTCCAGCCGCGTCTGCGCGGACCAATCCTGATCTCGCCGGCTACGTCGAGAATTGGGGCGAGCGGGATGGCGACCTCGGTTTCATCGCGGTTGGCGCAGATGGCCGCAATCTCGGCGCGGCGTGGCTTCGCGTGATGCCTGCGGGCAGTCCGCTTCACCGCATGGGCGCGCGCGAAACGCCCGAGCTCGCGATCGCGGTCGCCCCCGAGGCGATCGGCGCAGGTGTCGGCACGATGATGCTGCGGCGGTTAATCGAGGCTGCGCGTGGAACTCATCACGCGATCGCGCTGAGCGTCCGCGCCGGCAATCCGGCCGCACGACTCTATGAGCGCGTCGGCTTTGCCACCGTCGGCTCGATCGTCAATCGAGTCGGCACGGTCTCCGATGTGATGAAACTCGATTTGACCTAA
- a CDS encoding G1 family glutamic endopeptidase, translating into MAAAIKRVGDFFDEEAFLKSMPHQLVKTNLKGVYASPPPPDNFDPNKANATELIKQGLFWRRPKPTDDPAIVKAWDKVFSRKWLAKDRIVPKLEPQIGKTHLLRRPLGRVTDQNFVNGAWSGGGIRGGSWTGNIGFWDIPTVSQPSEPQGYEGGWNSSSWVGIDGFDVNLTSNDVLQAGVEQKVDGFGNPSYVAWYEWYAPAQPNSPPYIYQTNISLQVAPGEQMYCSIQYINNNTAGYIYIANESTGQYCSLTLAPPPGATFAGNTVEWIMEAPDGGEPESALPAFTPVNFTSAIACGPNGFGNPLNGDTCNVETVNGQVITSVTLGSYAVTIDFIG; encoded by the coding sequence ATGGCAGCAGCAATCAAAAGAGTCGGCGACTTCTTCGATGAAGAGGCATTCCTCAAATCGATGCCCCATCAATTGGTCAAGACCAACCTGAAGGGCGTCTACGCAAGTCCGCCGCCGCCCGACAATTTCGATCCGAACAAAGCGAACGCCACCGAGCTCATCAAGCAGGGCTTGTTTTGGCGACGCCCCAAGCCGACCGACGATCCTGCGATCGTGAAGGCGTGGGACAAGGTTTTTTCGCGCAAGTGGCTGGCCAAAGATCGGATCGTGCCGAAGCTCGAACCGCAGATCGGCAAGACCCACCTCTTGCGACGGCCCTTGGGACGGGTCACAGATCAGAACTTCGTGAATGGCGCCTGGTCCGGCGGCGGCATCCGCGGCGGCTCGTGGACCGGCAACATCGGCTTCTGGGACATCCCGACGGTCAGTCAGCCTTCCGAGCCCCAAGGCTACGAAGGCGGCTGGAATTCCTCTTCCTGGGTCGGCATTGACGGGTTCGACGTAAATCTCACCTCGAATGACGTGCTACAGGCCGGGGTGGAGCAAAAGGTCGACGGTTTCGGAAACCCATCCTACGTCGCCTGGTACGAATGGTATGCGCCGGCGCAGCCGAATTCGCCGCCCTACATCTATCAGACGAACATTTCCCTGCAGGTGGCGCCCGGCGAGCAGATGTACTGCTCGATTCAGTACATCAACAACAACACTGCCGGTTACATCTATATTGCCAACGAATCCACCGGGCAGTACTGCTCGCTCACGCTGGCGCCGCCACCGGGGGCGACCTTCGCCGGCAATACGGTCGAGTGGATTATGGAGGCGCCGGACGGCGGCGAGCCGGAGTCCGCGCTGCCGGCCTTCACGCCGGTCAATTTCACTTCTGCGATCGCCTGCGGACCCAACGGATTCGGCAATCCGCTTAACGGCGACACCTGCAATGTCGAGACCGTCAACGGTCAGGTGATCACCTCGGTCACACTCGGCAGCTACGCCGTGACGATCGATTTTATCGGCTGA
- a CDS encoding DOPA 4,5-dioxygenase family protein, with translation MEYPFDSSIIRFYHAHIYYDAASRPAAERLRGEIEKRFEVVMGRWREEPVGPHPQPMYQVKFEPPEFARIVPWLMINRAGLNILVHPDTGDAYPDHVVNPLWLGEKLKLNAEVLRHITSA, from the coding sequence ATGGAATACCCCTTCGATTCGTCGATCATCCGTTTCTACCACGCGCACATCTATTACGACGCGGCTTCGCGGCCCGCAGCGGAGCGGCTGCGCGGGGAGATCGAAAAACGCTTCGAGGTCGTAATGGGGCGCTGGCGCGAAGAGCCGGTCGGACCGCATCCGCAGCCGATGTACCAGGTGAAGTTCGAGCCGCCGGAGTTCGCGCGGATTGTGCCGTGGCTGATGATCAATCGCGCCGGCCTCAACATCCTGGTTCATCCCGATACCGGCGACGCCTATCCCGATCACGTCGTGAATCCGCTCTGGCTGGGCGAGAAGCTCAAGCTGAACGCCGAGGTTCTGCGCCACATCACGAGCGCTTAA
- a CDS encoding alpha/beta hydrolase, with product MASEQLNKVLEIIRAVPAAKPETTIEQMRGAMEKVAERVAKDVTVTPVIAGGVPAEWIVAPGAADDRVILYLHGGGYVMGSINTHRAMIARISRAAQAKALALDYRLAPEHPFPAAVEDAMAAYRWLLEQGYKPGKIVIAGDSAGGGLTLAAVLALRDAKTPLPAAAIPISAWTDMEGTGASVQTRASRDPMVGGGGLGGMAQKYLGNADPKNPLASPLHGDYRGLPPMLLQVGDAEILLDDSTRVAEKAKAAGVKVDLEVWDDMVHVWHVYAKLLPEGQQAIDRIGQYVREHTR from the coding sequence ATGGCTAGTGAACAACTCAACAAGGTGCTCGAGATCATCCGCGCGGTGCCGGCGGCGAAGCCGGAGACCACGATCGAGCAAATGCGCGGCGCAATGGAGAAGGTCGCCGAGCGCGTCGCCAAGGACGTGACCGTCACACCTGTGATCGCAGGCGGCGTGCCGGCGGAGTGGATCGTTGCGCCGGGGGCCGCAGACGATCGGGTGATTCTCTATCTGCATGGCGGCGGTTACGTGATGGGCTCGATTAACACCCATCGCGCGATGATCGCGCGGATCAGCCGCGCCGCGCAGGCCAAGGCCCTCGCACTCGATTATCGGCTCGCCCCCGAGCATCCATTTCCAGCCGCGGTCGAAGACGCGATGGCGGCCTATCGGTGGCTGCTCGAGCAGGGCTACAAGCCCGGCAAGATTGTCATCGCGGGCGACTCCGCGGGCGGCGGCCTGACGCTCGCAGCGGTGCTTGCTTTGCGCGACGCAAAGACGCCGCTGCCGGCCGCCGCAATTCCGATCTCGGCGTGGACGGACATGGAAGGGACGGGCGCGTCGGTGCAGACGCGGGCATCACGCGACCCGATGGTCGGCGGCGGCGGTCTCGGCGGCATGGCCCAGAAATATCTCGGCAATGCCGATCCCAAAAACCCGCTCGCCTCGCCGCTGCATGGCGATTATCGCGGGCTGCCGCCCATGCTGCTTCAGGTCGGCGACGCCGAAATCCTGCTCGACGATTCGACGCGGGTCGCAGAGAAGGCCAAAGCGGCTGGGGTTAAAGTTGATCTTGAAGTTTGGGACGACATGGTCCACGTCTGGCACGTCTACGCGAAGCTGCTGCCCGAGGGTCAGCAGGCGATCGATCGCATCGGCCAGTATGTGCGCGAGCACACCCGTTAG
- a CDS encoding type II toxin-antitoxin system VapC family toxin, protein MTRLLLDTHVLLWVEEGSRKLGKKARALIANPDAQIWFSAASVWEIASKAALGRLRLAKPAAQWLPEKMRENDLRPLPLTQEHALTAADLPCYHEDPFDRMLIGQAQIEDLRIVTADAQFERYDVRLIDATV, encoded by the coding sequence GTGACGAGGCTGCTGTTGGACACTCATGTGTTGCTGTGGGTGGAAGAGGGCAGCCGGAAGCTTGGAAAAAAAGCGCGGGCGTTGATTGCTAACCCGGATGCTCAGATCTGGTTCAGCGCAGCGAGTGTCTGGGAGATTGCGAGCAAGGCCGCTCTCGGCCGCTTGCGACTGGCGAAGCCGGCAGCGCAGTGGTTGCCTGAGAAAATGCGCGAAAATGATCTGCGCCCACTGCCGCTAACGCAGGAGCACGCCCTCACGGCCGCAGACTTGCCGTGCTATCACGAGGATCCATTCGACCGCATGCTGATCGGTCAGGCGCAAATCGAGGACCTCCGAATTGTTACTGCTGACGCGCAGTTCGAGCGCTACGACGTCCGCCTGATCGACGCCACCGTCTGA
- a CDS encoding type II toxin-antitoxin system Phd/YefM family antitoxin, producing the protein MKTVNIHEAKTHLSRLVEEAAEGNEIVIAKAGKPRARLVPCAPARKKPRKFGSMKGQIWISDDFDAPLPDEELRLWGLK; encoded by the coding sequence ATGAAAACGGTCAATATTCACGAAGCCAAGACCCATCTCTCGCGCCTCGTCGAAGAAGCCGCCGAAGGCAACGAAATTGTGATCGCAAAAGCAGGCAAGCCGCGAGCCCGGCTGGTCCCGTGCGCGCCCGCACGCAAAAAACCGCGCAAGTTCGGGAGCATGAAAGGCCAGATTTGGATCAGTGACGACTTTGACGCGCCGCTCCCGGACGAGGAATTGCGTCTCTGGGGCCTGAAGTGA